The DNA sequence AAAACCTCGCTTCAAAAACACTACCTTACACGTTTTTTCTTTCTCCTTGCTTTggaatatttacatttttattttctcttgTACTTAGGTATGCTTTTGTTTTCAACGTGAAGTTTAGTTgtgttacttttattttagttgaaGCGCCAACATAATCGATATGTTCCTACAcatgtgtttataaataagtacttatattagcAATTCCAGGTAAAAGGTGAGTTATAAATAATCCAGCTGGCTGCAAAAATAAGATTTGTGTTGTTCCCTTAGGGTTTAGTTTGATTATTTTCCTCAATTTACcaaccttatatattttgcTTGGTACTTAGATGGCCCGGCTGTAGTCAGCGTCAATATATTTGTCAGAAGTATATCAAAGATTGATGACGTCACTATGGTAAGTTGTTAGGTCGGAAtgggtatacttacttaaatgcaTTAGCCTAAGATAATCTAAAGAAGGAAGGCGCACGTGAAGTAATACGTCAAGTCAAATGAAATGGGATATCTCTCGGGCATACACTTTGAGAGATTTCCCCAAAGTTTTGTGTaatgttttgatttttatatttttttttgttttcctaAAATTACTCTCAATTGGTGTTCTTCGACCAAAATCGTTTTTAACTTCACAACAAAATTGAATGTCTCATTCTTAGAAATTCCGAAGCTGGTAATTTTgttgaaatattttcagttGAACCTCTCATCTTTATACAATCTTCAAGGCCTTCTACAAGTTTATGTTGACCGCTTCAAATCTCTGACTTTTAGCAGGACATTTTTGGGGGTGTTACAATTTTTTGTTCTTACTTTATGGCATTCGCTTCCGTTTTAGCATCAAACATCTTACTCATATTTATGATAACATTTATAACTGGTGTTACACTGAATGTTAGGTGATATATCTTGGCAAACACTTGAGACTTACCCAGTTGTTTTGTCACAAAGGGGACGCTCCCACGTTGGTGCGGGTAAACCTGTACCTGCGATCAATCAGCAAAATAGATGATTATAAAATGGTGAGTTGAGCATTGAATCAGACAAGTTGACTAACCAATGACATTTTTATTATAGTCGAAAGTCTTTGACCAACAACCGCTGATGACATCGTTAAAGTTTCTTTTCAGTCATATTCAAATTTACGAACTTTCATAACTTCTTCAATGTtctattaaattttgtttattttcgtttctcgATAGATATTCTTAGATCGGTGATTTGTAGTTTAAAGAGGGAAAAGGCTttctttgtaataaaattggACATTCAACAAGGTGGCATAATATATGGCAATAACTGCACCTCGCTGATAAATTTCAAGCTGTATCGTATCGTATTCGAATATGTGTATGTGGTTTCCTTTCagttgtgttattttattttggtttcgatgttttgtgttttgcacagtttttctttttattttaaccctTCAATGTGTGATTGAGTAACTGACCcagaaaacaatattttaaggtGCGGAGCTGCACATATTTGTTTAAGTATAGGTTTTTTATTGTGTGCAACAATCTTAAAAGTAagtagaatttttattttgttttgtttataaatcaaATTCTTATGTAGATGttttaaattgatattttaggCGAAGGTAATTAATGAGTCGATATAAGCACAGAATCAATGCAAATTAATTAAGATCTACTTACTGATGCCGTCATCTCGCATACAGTTGGCACCAAACTCTGTATAGAGCACCAATCATGTTAAAATAAAggatttatgaaaaaaatatcctcACCATTAGCACtatttaacacaaataactgAACACATAGGAAAGAGAAAAGATCGTGTAAAAACACGCTTGTAGAAAGCAGAagacacaaagaaaaaaatacgaaaaacCGCGGCCCGCACCCAACACCATCATCAATAccatcattttcattttaccCTCATTTTTTTACTTCCATCAGCTTTTTTCTGTCACAAATGCATTCCTTTTGACGAGaaacaattaaaaactattttggtCGTGTTATTTTGTACGTTCCGTATTTGGTATTGTCTTGTTTGTTGGATCTCTGTGTTGTGTAAAGAGCGTTCCTTGGGTTGGGTGGAGGGAGGGAGGGGATCGCTCGCCCGCACTTAAGGCTTTGGATATTTGAACGAAGTGGTTACTGACAGCCACAACCGTCGTAGCGTAGAGTAGGAAGGTTGCATGAGAGCAAGCATTCCATCGACGAATGCTCTACATGTCTACGGTAAGTTTGGGGAGCTTCGCTTTCGTTTGTTTTGATTGTTGTCGTTCGTGGCATGAGTGCATGTTCGAAGTTCGCTTTTGGAAACTTACTTTGTGATTTTctaataatttgttttcatatttagTCAATTTTATAGATAGACTAGAACCAGGATATCTCCGACTTGagcgttttgtttttaattttttatggcCACATTATCATAGACTAATTAGCTGTCATAGTCTATGATAGCCAATGTCagtattttgtaaacaaataaattcttCAACAATAATAGTTTATTAACACCGTAAAATATGGATAGAAGAACAAGAAGTAACTTTCGAAAGCTGCTACATATTATGATAAGCAAGTTTAAAGAAAAAGAAGTTtaatacaaagaaaaacaacaATGTTTACAGGCGATCTCagatattataggtatagttaGAGAGAAATACTGTGTAAATGTGTAATCTTGATCTTTGAAGGATTATTATTCGATTCGacgtagttatttattattttttttatgttaatagATAATCTTGGAAACATTAAAAGAatcaacaaaattaaattttcattatttgatttgataaaaataaagatttggATTTTCAAAATGATTAGTAAATAATTCCGTATTTACTCTCCAAACTAAGACCCATCTGTTCAACCCGTGCGTAACGAGCGCCCTCCTCTATGGTTGCAAAACGTGGAAGAAAACAGTTCAACCAACAAACTACTTACAGGTTTCATAAATAGATGCTTACGTAACAACATCGAATCAAACCCAGATATAAAaagtcctcctagccgaatttcgaccacggcggccaatctcaattgagatcagccatctacgcaggagtagattatagtgcccaagtgtgtgcgcagtacacaggagcactctctgttccatcactctcataacccaatgggacggattgaccgacacgactggagagagctaggcgcaggaccgactgctttacatgcccatccgacagcatggatcgtttcactgtttcggacatcaggtgatcagccttctatgtcctaaccaaacttggaaccacaatttagaaacacaaattgatggttccacccgggaatcgaacccgggacctctgggtcgtgaagcgaagcttctaccactagaccacagaggaaGTTAAAACCAGATATATATCCTCTTTTATGTGTAGTAAGTAAGAATAAATGGCTATTAATTATGGCTCTCTCAAAACTATTAGGTAAGAGTAAATCATTGTCAAATGGACAGTCGTAGTGTAAAAAATACTCAAGTATCAAATCATTTTTATACTACACCTACCTTCAATAGACAGTGATAccacatataatttttttgaattaTCTGTGATTTCTTCAGGACACGCATTGGGTAGCCAGACTCTATAAATGATACccttattacttacttatacattttaatacttGCGTATTATGTAGATTTCTTAAGAATAATTTATAGATGACAAATAGGTAGTTGGTAACCCAATacactataaataataatttagtaggTCGTGTATTatgctattgaaaaatcaatCAGTAGGCGTACTGCTTTGTAGATTTAATTCTTAGAATAATTCTAACTCTTAAGATTTTATTCTAACACTTGCCTAATGCCTCATTGGCGCTTACTTTTCAATAACGGAACCATGTCAGGCCTTTCATTTTGAAACCCTTTTGATGTTCACTCAGGTTAAACATGTTTGTAATATACGATATAATGGCAGGAGCCAACGATATTTTGAttcgaactagatggagtgtcagtgcaaaagaaacgtctctaCAAATAACACTTCTACCACTAAGCTCgtactttattcattggcaCAAAGATTGGTCATTATATaggttaaacttataaaagtttaacagtaaacaaaatgggGACAGTTTTTGCTTTGTGTTTGTATGTGACATGGCCACCATCTTGTTCATATTTGTTATCCAAGGCAGGTGCAAAACATTTCAGCTCTAGCTCTCTAGTCTGATATCAGGCGGGCATCATACCGCACATTGTGGCACTCCGCCAAAGCCGAACAAACCACATGCGTTCCTAATGATGTTCCCGCCAATTTATCAATGTCTGATGGCCGATGCTATCGCTTCCCCGTATAAAGGGGGTGATAAATATACCCGGTATTTGTATTAGGGAATATGATGGGAACTGTTAATGCTGGCACATAATTTCTAATGGAGTAGGATTAACCATACACATTCtatttattaacaatatttttggaGTTTGAGAACATAGATGGCTATTGATTGAGCCTTTGTTAGGATAGAAATGAAAGAGAAAAGAAAGGAAAGTGGACATTTCAGTACTACAATTACCAACACAGTTGAGAGTTTTAACAAAAagttattcatatttttatatagaatTGGCGCCCATCATGGGATCGGGAAATAGAGCAccacgttgggcgccaaaaGATTatattttgtcaatttttGTCCAATTTGATGCTGAAAATACATTACAGTAATGTAATCTTCAGTCCTCATTGATCACCTTAATCATCTTGATACATCATTTTCATAAGCATTGATTTTATTGCCTAAGATTAGAATACTTTCTAGCTTTAGCATGAaacaaataagaatataactAAGTCATCAAACTATCACTACGCAACggtaactttttaaaatatttagttgtCATGATAAATATGTtgaggggggtcactctctagtTACGAAGGACAAATTTCGAAACGTTAACCTCGACTCTATCTAGTTGCTATCCAATGCATGAGAGCCATAAGGTTCCGTTCGTCCATTTGTTCTAAAGTTGGAGTGACTCTCCACAATCCTACGATTAGAAACATTTTGTCAATACTCATTTAATTCCAAAAGCAAACTCCGTCATCTTGCATGCCTGTCAATTGTAAGTAAAATCGATGTCAGtcgtaaatataattattttgtagacaCTTATTCTAGGTTAGTCGTCGTACTTGCAAGCTTTCTCTGGAAGTAGAAGATTTCATTTGACTTGCCCACGGGATGTCGAGTGTACTCATtgcaatattaaatataaatttatatttcaaaaataccTTTTAATACCTTTAATGCATCTTGCATTAACACTCGACATCACCttactaaaattttaattcTATTCCTAACTGTAACAGTTCTTGCAATTCATAAAtccaaattaaaaatgtaatgcaaaacctaaactaaaataactaggttttacaaaaataataataaaaaagtaacttaATAATGAGATTACAAAAGCGTAAATTTTAACTTAGTCATAAAATGTTTAGTATAAACAGTCATACGGTAATTGTGAATTGCAATAACTGAAACAAATGTTACAATTTGTGTTAATAAAGAAACACAATTGGCGGGCAAATTAAATTTCGCTCACTTAACCGATTTTAGTTGCCTAGTGCATAAAATCATCTAGAAAATGCACTCAATTTTATTGACACAAAATTTAGTAATTACTAAAACCCCTAATTAGGGGTGTGATAAAatgtaagttttaatttataaatattaatgatgAGGGAAATTCTTGCATAATTAGTCCCAATTATGCCTAGAGTTACAACATTTCTGCACTGTTTATCTATTACCTAAGAAAAACTTATTTCTAATGTCCGTATGATCCCTCATTATTAATAACACTTTcatagataaaaaaacaattgattattatctattttgtttatttttacctacttagattATTACAGTAAAGTTTGTGTCTTAATGCCAAACATACACAAATTAAGATTGCATTTGCCTGAAAACAATTAGGACATAAACTTTCAAAAAATAAAGACAGtaaaggaactttttcatgAGCTGTGATGATTTCAGGAATACTCTGTCCAGCTGACTTTCAGAGAACAATGGCTTGACGAAAGACTGAAATTTAATAACTTGGGCGGTAAGTTGCACAAGCtcttttgtttaaattattctATGAGCTGTTTCTGTGTGTTCTGGATAAATACGTATTGAAAGAACGAAACATTTATTGGACACACTGACACTGActtcaacataattataatattaggtaattaGGTGTTAATTtgtatatgaaaaaaaattacacaacaccgatttacatatgaaataaataaataaacacaaaattcTGTCCAGAGTGTCAAAAAGGcgccagctcagcatgtgctgtaaaCAATAAAGCTAATTTTGCTTCCTAATCAAACGCGACTGTCTTGTTCCCCAGGCCGGCTCAAGTACCTGACGCTGACTGAGGCCAACCGAGTGTGGATGCCGGACCTGTTCTTCAGCAACGAGAAGGAGGGCCACTTCCACAACATCATCATGCCCAACGTGTACATCCGCATCTTCCCCAACGGCAACGTGCTCTACAGCATCAGGATCTCCCTCACTCTCTCCTGCCCCATGAACCTCAAGTTGTATCCGTTGGATAAACAGACTTGCTCCCTGAGGATGGCCAGTTGTAAGTACTTTTTGTTTGCTATTTTTCAATCTCTAACCAACACACCTCATTTATTCCTGAGGACTAACAGGTTTTAAGAGCACTGCGATTTTTGACTGTTTGACATTAACATCTTTAAAGTAAAAGACTTGTGAAACAGACACAGCAATGTATCTGCTTAAGGCATACCCTTTTAAGGGAATACCAGTTTTGAATTTGCACCCCACATTTAGATTTTCATGAAGGTATGCCAGAGTTTATACACGTCATGCAATGGCGTGCTCCGTGTCATATCGATGATAAAAATACTTGTAACGGTACATAATTAACTCATAATGGAAGTAAGTTGGTTGAAAGAGTGACGCTTTAAACCAGTATTTCATAACCTATAGATTTATGAAAACATTTAGATAATGCATGTTTTAGAGTATCAACCGGCTTAGATATAATCACATGATTTTTATCATGGCTTTCCTTAGCCCTTAGCGTAGTTTTTTTAGGCATggttaaacttagttttaaaATGATTTTCTTGTTTGACAAGAGTAAGTAGTTATAATTAAGAATATATCGCAGAGTAGTGGTTTGGTCTGCCtttcaattttattgattGCAGGATAATTTTAATGGTGTGTAAATATTCCAGATGGTTGGACGACTGACGATCTTGTGTTCCTCTGGAAGGAAGGCGACCCAGTACAGGTTGTGAAAAATCTACACTTACCCCGATTCACATTAGAAAAATTCTTGACTGACTATTGCAACAGCAAAACTAACACAGGTAACCGTTTATGTAAAGAATAAAGATTGGTATGAATCCAAACATCTCACTTCAAACTGATTGTTTGAGGTATTGattggtaggtaaataaaatgtcGCTGTGAGTAATGCAGGCTAACAGTAATAGtatgatacctacctataaaaatTAATCATTAGTTAAGAAACTATATAATACtaatgttaattttagttAAGGTTAGTAGTCATAATTTGAAATAGTTTCATATTCAACTAAGTAGATTTATATCTCACGCATAGGTAATACTGATACTATAGAGCATCCTGTTTCTTAAAGTTCTTACtcaaaaattaacattatttcCAGGTGAATACAGTTGTCTGAAAGTAGACTTGCTGTTCAAGCGAGAGTTCTCGTACTACCTGATCCAGATCTATATTCCTTGCTGCATGTTGGTGATCGTTTCTTGGGTCTCCTTCTGGCTGGATCAGGGCGCTGTGCCGGCGCGGGTGTCTCTTGGTAAGCAAAAACATGATACTAAGTCCTTGTCAAACCCCACAGATGATGTATTATTTTGCTCAAATATTATGACTCCTccaaatttttttataatattttaatattgccCTTCTATCTAATCTGTAATTATTATCCTATATTCCAGGTGTGACAACCCTGCTCACAATGGCCACTCAATCATCAGGCATCAACGCATCACTCCCGCCAGTATCATACACAAAGGCCATAGACGTATGGACTGGCGTTTGTTTAACATTCGTATTCGGGGCGCTACTAGAGTTTGCCCTCGTGAACTATGCATCGCGGTCTGACATGCATAGGGAGAATATGAAGAAGACGCGACGGGAGATGGAGGCGGCTGCAAGCATGGATGCAGCGTCAGACCTGCTGGACACTGACAGCAATGCCACCTTCGCGATGGTGAGATCGCATTTGATCTTTTGTTGCTTCGATTTAGACAAAGAGTTCCATCAAATACCGCTTCTTACTTTTCGTTGTTTAGATGTGTTTAGAAACGTATTATAACACAAAAAAGACTTATTTCTTATACTCTATTTGCTTATGAATTTATGATGGAGTACTACAACATTATTTATTCGTAAATTTACATTTGTTTCCAGTgatgttattaattttatactttgaTGACTTAATTgtgttcttcttcttgtttGTGAAATATTATTGGTAACATAAGATAATCCcatatactatttattttaataataactatgCTTTCTGGAAAGACTCAAAGAAGGTGAAATAAGAAACTATGGTAGTAAATTATCAAATTCTGAAAAGTTTACAGATAACTTATCTTTCGAAAATCAATCTATACAAACAACAAACTTACAAACCAGAGTTTTTTATTTCACCGAGTCTCCCCATAAAGTATAAGTCCCCATAAGTCCTTACACCCCAATTATATCTTTAAATACCCTTAGTTGAAAGTCCAATCATAGTATTAGACCTACTGTGACGATAGCCTTAGGATAGATTATAAGGAATGGTACATGCCGTGTCCTCGTCACCCCTGACTGGTCTGCAACTAACAGAAACCTCTGATGCGCGGCGCTGTGCTGGACTCCAAGATGCGACAGTGCGAGGTGCACATGGCTCCTCCGAGGAAGAACTGTTGTCGCCTCTGGATGTCCAAGTTTCCAACGCGCTCTAAGCGAATAGACGTCATCTCCAGAATCACCTTCCCACTCGTCTTCGCTCTCTTCAACTTGGCTTATTGGTGAGGGTTTCCCATTTATACTTACGATGCATGTGTGTCTTGTCTTTTTGTGCAGTTAATGATTTCAGATTTAAAGATAATAAGGATGCAGGGATTAAGGTTGGACGAAGAGGAGATGCTAGATTTTCTTTCTAAAACCTGACTCACAGTTTAGAAAATCAGCATTTTTCTTTCTAGGTTAGGACACTAAAGAGAATAAGTCAGAGATGCTCTCCTTTCAAGAGATGTTATCTTAGGCGCAGTAAGTAGTGttcaatattacttactagcCTTTCGAGAATCATTCCGATTTCTTAGTTTCAACCATCTTTAGAATATGCACGTTTACTATATTCGCCTATTGCGTCATTATGAGTTGAATATTATAGCTATTACTTTCAAGCTGTAAAAAGGCCTTATTAGCAGTGGCAAGTAGAATAATGTGAGCGAGTGGGCGTTGGCAGATCTAGCGGAATCCCTTGATTGGTGTTtggtgtatttttatttaaagtaacAAAATTGTTTCAGCTATCTCAATTGCAATAATAGACTCTTCGGTGCTTTCCTATAAGGCTTTATCGGTAGATTTTTCAAAGAGTTCATGCGGAATTAGAAATTTTTCCATTTCAAAATCTTTCTAAAATCTTTGTACTCGCATTTTGTGTTCATACTATAATGTCTTTAGTTTCATTACTTTTCTACATCCGCTGAGCTTCCGAAGTGTCTAATATTGCTCTACTGGAAGTTTCTTCGGGAAACTGCAGCAATACCCACTAACTGACAGTAGCCACTGTTACTAATGCGTCGCGATCACTAGTTCTTTTCTTCTCTCTATTCCCTGTACTGTCGCTAACATGATATCCCGTTCTCTCGCAGGTCGACGTACCTATTCCGAGATGAGGACGAAGAGAACTGATTCACAATCGAGACTGCATCAGCATCGTTCCACTGGCAGTGGCAGCTCCCGCTCGCGATCCTGTGGCCTTACGCCTTCTTCTGTATAGCGTACTTCCTGTTCCTCAGAAACAAGGGTAGGGGCTGCTGCCCGGGGCTCACGCACGACAGTTCTCCCACCAGCAACTCCTGGCACTAACACAGGCTCTCCGCGCCCTCCTCGGTGCACTACCTACATTGCGCAACCAACATTTCTTTGGCAATAGACATTATTATGCCATACGTCGGTAGTGGATTCCAGCCTAGTGGATTAGTTCAGTTCTTGAAGTAGATGCAGCCTTACAGTTCGATTGACTTTACATTGCTGGGTTACCCCTCAAGTTAATTATATATCCAAATTCAATGTTGCTTATGAACACTACAATATATAGTGATAAGTAGATTTTAAACTACCCGAATGATAAGCGAAATAGTAGATTCTTAATATGTTTAAGTACGATTCGAAGCGGGTTCAAAACCATTGCACCTAGACgatacaaaaatatgaaaaagacAACAGGCTGTCAGCAGTgaagtaaattattatgaaataggAAATCTAAGtgtaagtaataaatgtaagtataagtagtaACACGGGTACGGGACGGTAGCTGTACTCAGCTGTCGaaattattagttttagtATATTTAGACAGTAGAATAAAATGAACGGAGGATCGCGGGCTAAAGTTATGGACACATTTGTGGGTTTTGTGACGGTTGGTGTATGTAATTGTCTACTGTTATAGACTTATTATAacttagttaagtaaataGGTATCTTCTAATTACAGAAACCGcatctttttatataaaaccTTAAAAGAGGATCCACTTTTCCAACTATCATAGGAAATAAACTGTTACTTGCCTTAATTTATGACACTTTCACTTAAAGtttaagggtcacttttaccaaacgctaaacgtatttaaaattgtatttaaatcaaattttaaatacattttgcactaactgacagacgtttgacagtccactaaatacatttagcgtttggtgaaattccacctaaatATGTCGTCtttgttatgtaggtatacgtatttattttaaaagattcaTCAAATATACTATCTAGTcattcgtaaaaaatattagatataTCATTAAATCATTCGTCTATAAGACAAAAGGAATTTATTAATCTATACTGTTTAATCACTGTCTAATAGGTAACAGTAAATTTAAATAGCATAGTAGGAATTATAAAAGTATCTCGTTTCTTCTACGATTAAATAAGAAACGAGCACAAACTTTTAGTCCCACTTGCTAAACATTGAGTCAAAGGGCTGAGAGGTAAAACACCAAGATATGACagacattattatattattataagaataTGAAAATTTTTGTGAGTCTACCAAATTAGAGCGATAAAAACAGAATGTCAGCGATAGTCCTTTCACACAACCCTTTGGCCCATTGTATGTAGAAGTAGTTAAAATTCAAAGCATGCACATAGATACCCACACAATTTGTTTagattattgtaattaaaaatgtgTAAATACTCGGCCTATCTATAAAACAACATGACACCTGCGACGCTCATGTACAGTTTTATGTACTTTAGAAGAAATTATTTCACGAATTTCGATATTCTATATACTTTTATCATCattgtaaataagtactttatgCGTAACTTACTGTTACAATCATCATCAGATCAAGTTAACCTCCttcaattgtttttattatctaCTGTTTACATAGATTGTTTATGAaggatttattatttatctatttgtccagtaatataaaatatattatagagaTTCCATGGAGATGTTTACGttatataagtatatctaTTCTGTATTTGTTATGTATTTGATGGGTGTTATGAGCTACTTACTTCACAATCATGTCTGAGTGAGAAGTTTAACTGCTGGCATATTATTTACATGGTATGAAATTTACAAATTCTACAAATAAGTTACAcccttacccccttattcatagagaagttacaaaacgttttaactaataaactgttttgtccctctccaacaaagaacaatttgttctttgacagagagggac is a window from the Plutella xylostella chromosome 7, ilPluXylo3.1, whole genome shotgun sequence genome containing:
- the Glucl gene encoding glutamate-gated chloride channel isoform X2 encodes the protein MDVLRPSCALFVLFLLYCAHLTECVNAKINFREKEKQILDQILGPGRYDARIRPSGINGTDGPAVVSVNIFVRSISKIDDVTMEYSVQLTFREQWLDERLKFNNLGGRLKYLTLTEANRVWMPDLFFSNEKEGHFHNIIMPNVYIRIFPNGNVLYSIRISLTLSCPMNLKLYPLDKQTCSLRMASYGWTTDDLVFLWKEGDPVQVVKNLHLPRFTLEKFLTDYCNSKTNTGEYSCLKVDLLFKREFSYYLIQIYIPCCMLVIVSWVSFWLDQGAVPARVSLGVTTLLTMATQSSGINASLPPVSYTKAIDVWTGVCLTFVFGALLEFALVNYASRSDMHRENMKKTRREMEAAASMDAASDLLDTDSNATFAMKPLMRGAVLDSKMRQCEVHMAPPRKNCCRLWMSKFPTRSKRIDVISRITFPLVFALFNLAYWSTYLFRDEDEEN
- the Glucl gene encoding glutamate-gated chloride channel isoform X4, whose protein sequence is MDVLRPSCALFVLFLLYCAHLTECVNAKINFREKEKQILDQILGPGRYDARIRPSGINGTDGPAVVSVNIFVRSISKIDDVTMEYSVQLTFREQWLDERLKFNNLGGRLKYLTLTEANRVWMPDLFFSNEKEGHFHNIIMPNVYIRIFPNGNVLYSIRISLTLSCPMNLKLYPLDKQTCSLRMASYGWTTDDLVFLWKEGDPVQVVKNLHLPRFTLEKFLTDYCNSKTNTGEYSCLKVDLLFKREFSYYLIQIYIPCCMLVIVSWVSFWLDQGAVPARVSLGVTTLLTMATQSSGINASLPPVSYTKAIDVWTGVCLTFVFGALLEFALVNYASRSDMHRENMKKTRREMEAAASMDAASDLLDTDSNATFAMMRQCEVHMAPPRKNCCRLWMSKFPTRSKRIDVISRITFPLVFALFNLAYWSTYLFRDEDEEN
- the Glucl gene encoding glutamate-gated chloride channel precursor (The RefSeq protein has 1 substitution compared to this genomic sequence), with translation MDVLRPSCALFVLFLLYCAHLTECVNAKINFREKEKQILDQILGPGRYDARIRPSGINGTGDAPTLVRVNLYLRSISKIDDYKMEYSVQLTFREQWLDERLKFNNLGGRLKYLTLTEANRVWMPDLFFSNEKEGHFHNIIMPNVYIRIFPNGNVLYSIRISLTLSCPMNLKLYPLDKQTCSLRMASYGWTTDDLVFLWKEGDPVQVVKNLHLPRFTLEKFLTDYCNSKTNTGEYSCLKVDLLFKREFSYYLIQIYIPCCMLVIVSWVSFWLDQGAVPARVSLGVTTLLTMATQSSGINASLPPVSYTKAIDVWTGVCLTFVFGALLEFALVNYASRSDMHRENMKKTRREMEAAASMDAASDLLDTDSNATFAMKPLMRGAVLDSKMRQCEVHMAPPRKNCCRLWMSKFPTRSKRIDVISRITFPLVFALFNLAYWSTYLFRDEDEED
- the Glucl gene encoding glutamate-gated chloride channel isoform X3, which produces MDVLRPSCALFVLFLLYCAHLTECVNAKINFREKEKQILDQILGPGRYDARIRPSGINGTGDAPTLVRVNLYLRSISKIDDYKMEYSVQLTFREQWLDERLKFNNLGGRLKYLTLTEANRVWMPDLFFSNEKEGHFHNIIMPNVYIRIFPNGNVLYSIRISLTLSCPMNLKLYPLDKQTCSLRMASYGWTTDDLVFLWKEGDPVQVVKNLHLPRFTLEKFLTDYCNSKTNTGEYSCLKVDLLFKREFSYYLIQIYIPCCMLVIVSWVSFWLDQGAVPARVSLGVTTLLTMATQSSGINASLPPVSYTKAIDVWTGVCLTFVFGALLEFALVNYASRSDMHRENMKKTRREMEAAASMDAASDLLDTDSNATFAMMRQCEVHMAPPRKNCCRLWMSKFPTRSKRIDVISRITFPLVFALFNLAYWSTYLFRDEDEEN
- the Glucl gene encoding glutamate-gated chloride channel isoform X1, whose protein sequence is MDVLRPSCALFVLFLLYCAHLTECVNAKINFREKEKQILDQILGPGRYDARIRPSGINGTGDAPTLVRVNLYLRSISKIDDYKMEYSVQLTFREQWLDERLKFNNLGGRLKYLTLTEANRVWMPDLFFSNEKEGHFHNIIMPNVYIRIFPNGNVLYSIRISLTLSCPMNLKLYPLDKQTCSLRMASYGWTTDDLVFLWKEGDPVQVVKNLHLPRFTLEKFLTDYCNSKTNTGEYSCLKVDLLFKREFSYYLIQIYIPCCMLVIVSWVSFWLDQGAVPARVSLGVTTLLTMATQSSGINASLPPVSYTKAIDVWTGVCLTFVFGALLEFALVNYASRSDMHRENMKKTRREMEAAASMDAASDLLDTDSNATFAMKPLMRGAVLDSKMRQCEVHMAPPRKNCCRLWMSKFPTRSKRIDVISRITFPLVFALFNLAYWSTYLFRDEDEEN